In a single window of the Canis lupus familiaris isolate Mischka breed German Shepherd chromosome 2, alternate assembly UU_Cfam_GSD_1.0, whole genome shotgun sequence genome:
- the LOC607049 gene encoding probable UDP-sugar transporter protein SLC35A4 isoform X2 — MSVEDGGMPGLGRPRQARWTLMLLLSTAIYGAHAPLLALCHVNGKVPFRPSSAVLLTELTKLLLCAFSLLVGWQAWPQGAPPWRQAAPFALSALLYGANNNLVIYLQRYMDPSTYQVLSNLKIGSTALFYCLCLRHRLSARQGLALLLLMVAGACYAAGGLQDPGNTLPGSPLAVAAGPMPLHITPLGLLLLILYCLISGLSSVYTELLMKRQRLPLALQNLFLYTFGVLLNLGLHAGGGPGPGLLEGFSGWAALVVLSQAVNGLLMSAVMKHGSSITRLFVVSCSLVVNAVFSAALLRLQLTAAFFLATLLIGLAVRLYYGSR, encoded by the coding sequence ATGAGTGTAGAGGACGGGGGTATGCCAGGCCTGGGCCGTCCCAGGCAGGCCCGCTGGACCCTGATGCTACTCTTATCCACTGCCATATATGGTGCCCATGCCCCATTACTGGCACTGTGCCATGTGAACGGCAAAGTGCCCTTCCGGCCCTCCTCAGCTGTGCTGCTGACCGAGTTGACCAAGCTACTGTTGTGCGCCTTCTCCCTCTTGGTGGGCTGGCAGGCATGGCCCCAGGGGGCCCCACCATGGCGCCAGGCTGCCCCATTTGCACTATCAGCCCTACTCTACGGAGCTAACAACAACCTAGTCATCTATCTTCAACGCTATATGGACCCCAGCACCTACCAGGTGCTGAGCAATCTCAAGATTGGAAGCACGGCCCTGTTCTACTGCCTCTGTCTCCGGCACCGCCTCTCTGCACGTCAGGGCTTAGCACTGCTGCTGCTGATGGTGGCAGGGGCTTGTTATGCAGCTGGTggcctccaggaccctgggaacacccTTCCTGGATCCCCGTTAGCAGTTGCTGCTGGCCCCATGCCCCTGCATATCACTCCACTGGGACTGCTACTTCTCATCCTGTACTGCCTCATCTCAGGCCTCTCGTCCGTGTACACAGAACTGCTCATGAAGCGACAGCGGCTGCCCCTAGCACTTCAGAACCTCTTCCTCTACACTTTTGGTGTGCTCCTAAATCTAGGTCTGCATGCAGGTGGCGGCCCTGGCCCGGGCCTCCTGGAGGGTTTCTCAGGATGGGCAGCGCTTGTGGTACTGAGCCAGGCAGTAAATGGACTGCTCATGTCAGCTGTCATGAAGCACGGCAGCAGCATCACACGCCTCTTTGTTGTGTCCTGCTCACTTGTGGTCAATGCTGTGTTCTCAGCAGCCCTGCTGCGGCTACAGCTCACAGCTGCCTTCTTCCTGGCCACACTGCTTATTGGTCTGGCTGTGCGCCTGTATTATGGCAGCCGCTAG